The genomic interval TTATCAATGCCGATAGTATTAATTTTGTTTTCTGCTTTTGTCTTGTTGTATGACTTGTCAAAAAGGATGTTCGCAATTTCGCGTCCTAAGCCAGTTAGAAAAGTATTTTTTGTTTCTTCTTTTGCTGATTTGTCTTTTTTTGTTTGCTCGTATGTTTTGCCAAAAGTTATTTTATCAAGTCTTAACTGATTAAGTTTTTTCTCACTTTCAAAATCTTCTTTGCTTTGATAAAAAATCGGGGAGCAAGATTCGGCTGGATTAAATGAAATATGTGCATCAATAAAATCTTGGTTGAAAACTTTTATTGGCAAAACATTAGTGGTAACATCTGTATTTTTTCCAGTAGTTCCATCATCTGTTTTTATTTCAAATTCACCATTTTCAGGATATTGTTTGAATTTGTCTTTGTCGTAAGTGCATTTTTTCTCGCAACTCGCAAAAACGCGGGAAATTGTCGTTTTTCCGCTTCTATTCCACCCATAAATCAAATTGAATTTCTTGAATTCAGGAAGTTCTGTTTTCCAAGAAAAGTCATGAAATATGCCGAAGTCCTTGAGTTTTGAGATTTTACTAATCATGATTGAATTTATTTTTTCATTCGATCTTCTGCAACCTTAAAATAATTTTTATCTTTTTCAATTCCTATCCAATTTCTACCAAGCTTTTTAGCGACAAAAGTCGTTGTTCCGCTTCCTAAAAATGGGTCCAGAACAACATCTCCTTTGTTAGACGATGCGAGGATGATTCTACGGAGCATTTCTTCTGGTTTTTGAGTCGGGTGAATAGCCCGATTATTCTTTCCTCTAATTCTTTCCTTTCCCTGAACTAATGGTAATTGCCAAACATCCCTCATTTGTTTCAGCGAGCCATCCTTTTGTTTTTCAGGATTCATTTCACGTAATTCCTCGTAGTTAAAAATCCATTTTTTACCCTTAACCGCCCACACAACAAATTCAGTTGAGTGAGTAAAAACCCTTCTCGTCATATTTGGCATCGCATTCGTTTTTTGCCAAGTGATAATATTGTTTATTTTTAAATCAAGCTGTTTTAAAACAATCATTACTTCCGAAATATTATGATAACTACAAGACACATAGATTGACCCGCCCTCTTTCAAAGCTCGGTAAGCAGCACCAATCCACTTTCTGGTAAATTGCAAATACTCTGGCGCAGACATTCTGTCCCATTCTTCATTTACCATAAACCAATCTCCGCCAGTTTTATTTCCTTTCCAGTGCAATCCATTACCTGATAAATTGTATGGCGGATCAGCAAAAATAAGATTAACAGATTCCTTTTCAATCTTGTTAGCCATTATCTCTATGCAATCTCCTAAATATAATTGATTTTTTTTCATAGTCATTTTTTTAAAAACTTATACTCTGTTGCCATGATGAAATAGTACTCGGAATATTTCTAAGCCATTTGTCTGAATCGGTAAAAGAATTTGATGAATCTATTATTTCATCATAAAGACGGGCAATTTCGCTATGTTTTAAAAATTTATTTTCTGCTTTCATTTGAACTAAAATTTTCAAAAGAGATACAAAATTATTTATTGACAGTGGAATTATTTTTTGTGTTTTTCCCTCATATTCGTACTTTATAGCCGTCCAAAATGTGTTAATTGTATCTCTGTGCATTTTAGGAGCAATAAACAAACAATACGAAGTCTTGTCTTGATGCTTATTTTCAAAATCCCTCAAGTGCCTCATGACAGGCTGTCCTTCGTTATACCACTGATCCCTTCCTGTTAGCATCGTTACTTCACAGATAGCATTAAAACTTTGATAAAAACACTCTATGTCTGGCGTATTTGCTGGCGCTGTAAATGTTGGCTCATTATCATCACCAACTGGATAGTTGGGTTGTATTTTTAATGCATCATTTAGAGCGTGCAAACCAAGCGAGGATAATTTCTCAAGCAATATTGGTCTATCTTCAAAATCAAAAATATTTTCGAGTTCCTGGATATAAGATTCAACATGCTCCATATCTTGTGATTTTCTATGGTTTTCTTCATCTTGCAACATTCTTCGATATGCTCTTAACTCAGTGATGTAAGTTTTTAGCTTTTCCTCATTTAGATTTGGGTAATCCTTTATTTCTAGATGTTCTTTTTGTGAACTTTCTTCGTAAGAAAAAATTTCTGCTACAAGTTTTAAAATAATTTCAATATGCTTTTCTTTTGTTTCCCAAGGGAGTTGAGGTAAAGAAATATCTGAAATGTAATCCAAATAATCTTCCTTCGATTCGAAGGTTTTTGATTGTGCATTATCAAACTCCAACAAAGCCTCAACTTCGACAGATCTTCTTGGCTCAAGATCGATATAAAAACCGCCTCCACGAATATGAATATATCTCGTTAGACGAAAATACCTTATAGCATTATCTCCGTAGTCTTGAAGATTTTTTAGTAGGCTTGAAATAGTAGATTGGTCGTTAGAACCAAGAAATTCGCTAGCAAATTGCTTTTTGAAATTTTCAAATATTATTCGTTGCTCCTGGCGGTTTTTATCAGACAACTCATCACGCAGATTTATTATTTTTACCGCATAACTATCAATGTCTTGATAATTCACTAATGTTGGAGCAAAGAGGGAAAATTCTTTTTTACTTATTCCTTTTGGCTCTTTTCCTCTCGCAATCTCTTTTTGATTTACTGAATTTATTAAATGCAATGCTCCAATGAAAGGTTTAATGTCATAACCTCCATTTTCAGAATAATCACGATTATCAGGATTCGGAATTTGCCATTTTATAAAACTTCTAAAAAATATTTCTCCAAAGTCAAAATCTTCTTTCAAAAATAGTTTTCCCAAACTAGTGATAAACACAACACCGTCTTTAATCGAAACCAAACCTATTTTTTTGAGTGGGTTTATTGATTGCCTGCCTCTCATTGCGGGATCTTCGTAATTTTTAGCATTAAAAATTTCCTCTGCTTTTTCAAAAGAAATTTCTTTTGTTTGGTCGTCAATCAAATCAATCTGTTTTTGAGATAATCCATTATAAAATTGATTACTACCATATCCGTAAACTCTTGCTTTAATTAAAAGAATTTGATATTTTCTTTGATTTTCTAAAGTCCATTCGGAATTTTCTAATTCTTGTAAAACAATCAAAAAATTCCTTAATCTCTCAGGATTTCTTAAAGTAGTTGTAATTGACCAAGGTTTTTTCATAATTATTTTGTTACTTTACAATAAAAAATACGTTCCGCATTATTGTCACCATTACTCTTGCCAGTAGTAAAGGCCTTGTAATCTTTTTCAAAAATCTCTACATCACCTTTATTATTTAATATTCTCAAAATATCATTGTCACTCATTCTTGCGTTTGACCGCCCGTCTTTTGAGTCACCAGTATTATTATAAGAAAGCAGAATATGCTTACAGTTTGCATTATTGATTAAGTCTTCAAATGAATGGATCGCATTTTTTAAACAATAAGCACTTTTAATATGGGTACGATCCATTTTTTTTGCTATACCAATAACTTCTGGTTTTTTCCACTCTGCTAAATTTTCCATAAGATGATAAGCATCTGAATATTGCCTAGAATTGTATGGTGGATCAATATATAAAACATCACAAGAAATTTTTCTAATAAGCGCGTTTGCATCCTCTTTGTAAATTTCGTTATTCTTATTATTTAAATGATCAATATTGGGAATCAAAAGTTTAATGGGTTGTGTCATGTCTAAATCTTTTCTGAATGCATCATAGTGTCCGACAGTATTTGCTACTTTATCCATTGCGTAAAGCAATGAACAAATGAGAATACTTTTCTCATTGTCGTTTTCTGAAATTATTTCTATTTCTTCTCGTATCGTGCCTATTTTTTTTGCATTTTCTTCCGAAAAATAAGTTCCGCCAAAATGTTTTGAAAAATAATTTTCTTCTTCTGAAGGTAATTTGTTTAATTGCTCTATTTTTTGTGAAATATTCTCTCTAACATCTATACTTGTCCCTAAGAATGCTTGCAAGCAAACAAAGTTTGCAGAAAGAAAATCATTAGAAATTATTTTAATTTCTGAATCATTAAATCGATCTCCAACCACACCTGTGCCAGCAAAAATATCACAAAATGAATTTATTTTACCGCATTTTTCAGAAATTATATCCTCAATGAAGCCGAGCAGTTTGTATTTGTTTCCTAAATATCTTCTGTTCTGCAATTGGAAATATCCTTTTCTAATTTGAGAAGATTGAAAATAATATTTATCTATTTTTTGAA from candidate division WOR-1 bacterium RIFOXYB2_FULL_36_35 carries:
- a CDS encoding DNA methylase, producing MKKNQLYLGDCIEIMANKIEKESVNLIFADPPYNLSGNGLHWKGNKTGGDWFMVNEEWDRMSAPEYLQFTRKWIGAAYRALKEGGSIYVSCSYHNISEVMIVLKQLDLKINNIITWQKTNAMPNMTRRVFTHSTEFVVWAVKGKKWIFNYEELREMNPEKQKDGSLKQMRDVWQLPLVQGKERIRGKNNRAIHPTQKPEEMLRRIILASSNKGDVVLDPFLGSGTTTFVAKKLGRNWIGIEKDKNYFKVAEDRMKK
- a CDS encoding DNA methyltransferase, with translation MRKGYFQLQNRRYLGNKYKLLGFIEDIISEKCGKINSFCDIFAGTGVVGDRFNDSEIKIISNDFLSANFVCLQAFLGTSIDVRENISQKIEQLNKLPSEEENYFSKHFGGTYFSEENAKKIGTIREEIEIISENDNEKSILICSLLYAMDKVANTVGHYDAFRKDLDMTQPIKLLIPNIDHLNNKNNEIYKEDANALIRKISCDVLYIDPPYNSRQYSDAYHLMENLAEWKKPEVIGIAKKMDRTHIKSAYCLKNAIHSFEDLINNANCKHILLSYNNTGDSKDGRSNARMSDNDILRILNNKGDVEIFEKDYKAFTTGKSNGDNNAERIFYCKVTK